A window of the Scandinavium goeteborgense genome harbors these coding sequences:
- a CDS encoding YybH family protein, with protein sequence MTSHPLRQIIEACDKAISAKDYDALMAYYAEDAALVVKPGMTVQGKDNIRKAFMAISDYFQGQLVVEQGDMQVIEGAGNALVIMETKLRFPGGDATPVDITRRATYVFRQEDNGRWLCTIDNSYGTELLG encoded by the coding sequence ATGACTTCACACCCACTGCGCCAGATTATCGAAGCATGCGATAAGGCAATATCGGCAAAAGATTACGACGCGCTAATGGCGTATTACGCAGAAGATGCCGCCCTGGTGGTAAAACCTGGCATGACTGTGCAGGGCAAAGACAACATCCGCAAAGCCTTTATGGCGATCTCCGACTATTTTCAGGGTCAGCTGGTCGTTGAACAGGGCGACATGCAGGTCATCGAGGGGGCAGGAAATGCGCTGGTGATTATGGAAACTAAACTGCGTTTTCCAGGCGGCGACGCAACTCCTGTCGACATTACCCGCCGCGCGACCTATGTATTCCGCCAGGAAGATAACGGGCGCTGGCTATGCACGATTGATAATTCGTATGGGACGGAGTTGTTGGGGTAA